The proteins below are encoded in one region of Labilibaculum sp. DW002:
- the secG gene encoding preprotein translocase subunit SecG codes for MFTFISVLILIVCVLMVLIVLVQNSKGGGLASNFSSSNQIMGVKKTTDFLEKATWVLAGSLLVLCILTVTTIDRGELDGQKSQIEQQLQETETAPETPAFPTEAPSTEKDTAK; via the coding sequence ATGTTTACCTTTATTTCAGTATTGATCCTTATTGTTTGTGTACTAATGGTTTTAATCGTTTTGGTACAAAACTCAAAAGGAGGCGGATTAGCTTCTAACTTCTCATCATCTAACCAGATTATGGGTGTTAAGAAAACTACAGATTTTCTTGAGAAAGCAACTTGGGTTTTAGCCGGAAGTTTATTAGTACTTTGTATCTTAACAGTAACAACTATTGATCGTGGAGAATTAGATGGTCAAAAGTCACAAATTGAGCAGCAATTACAGGAAACTGAAACTGCTCCTGAAACTCCAGCTTTCCCAACTGAAGC